One region of Thermodesulfobacteriota bacterium genomic DNA includes:
- a CDS encoding endonuclease III domain-containing protein — protein MRALLMEIYDRLYKAFGPQGWWPGESPFEVMVGAILTQNTAWKNVERAIHRLKEKGALSPEGIFRLSEPSLASLVRSSGYYRIKARRLKAFVEFLFKEYRGDIHAMQREEIFPLREKLLKVRGIGPETADSILLYGLRKPIFVVDAYTRRIFSRHGLVSEEASYEEMQALFMNHLPHDERLFNEYHALLVRLGKSLCRGTPKCQACPIERVGRI, from the coding sequence ATGAGAGCTCTCCTGATGGAGATCTACGACAGGCTCTACAAGGCCTTTGGACCCCAGGGCTGGTGGCCCGGAGAGAGTCCTTTCGAGGTCATGGTGGGGGCCATCCTCACCCAGAATACCGCGTGGAAGAACGTGGAAAGGGCGATTCACCGGTTGAAGGAGAAGGGGGCATTAAGTCCGGAGGGGATCTTTCGGCTTTCCGAACCTTCTCTGGCTTCCCTCGTTCGTTCCTCCGGCTATTATCGAATCAAGGCGAGGCGGTTGAAGGCCTTCGTGGAATTCCTCTTCAAGGAGTACCGGGGCGATATCCATGCCATGCAACGGGAAGAGATTTTTCCGTTAAGAGAGAAGCTTCTGAAGGTCAGGGGCATCGGCCCGGAGACCGCAGACAGCATCCTCCTCTACGGGCTTCGTAAGCCGATCTTCGTGGTCGACGCCTATACCCGGAGAATTTTTTCGAGGCATGGGTTGGTCTCGGAGGAGGCCTCCTATGAGGAGATGCAGGCCCTGTTCATGAACCATCTTCCCCATGACGAGAGGCTCTTCAATGAATATCATGCCCTCCTGGTGCGTCTGGGGAAGAGCTTGTGTCGAGGGACCCCGAAATGCCAAGCCTGCCCGATCGAAAGGGTGGGAAGGATCTAA
- a CDS encoding ABC transporter permease produces the protein MFRRVRFLFVKELLQVVRDKRLRITLVFPPLFQLIVFGYAANLDVKHIKIAVRDLDQSVDSRELVARFDRSKYFKVVSYPESPKEMEALIKKGKITLSLEIPQGFSRKIKKGQTASLQIVVDGMESNTALIGLGYVGQILSGYSTEVMVRRLNREGLREFEEAGAELEHRIWFNPNLESRFFYVPGVIATIAFLLPMILTAQAIVRERELGTLEQIMVTPIRPWELVLGKILPFALIGLIDVVMIALVGVFWFGVPFRGNPLVLLLGTLLFLLSSVGIGLLISTISTTQQQAQISVFFFMNPAFILSGFAFPLENMPQWLQYLTYINPLRYFLVIIRGTFLKGVGLEMLWPEMVALALLGGWMMGWSSMRFRKRLK, from the coding sequence ATGTTTAGACGGGTCCGGTTCCTTTTCGTCAAGGAGCTCCTTCAGGTCGTGAGGGACAAACGATTGAGGATCACCCTCGTCTTCCCTCCCCTCTTCCAGCTGATCGTCTTTGGCTATGCCGCCAACCTCGATGTGAAACACATCAAGATCGCCGTCCGCGATCTCGACCAGAGCGTCGATTCGAGGGAGCTCGTGGCCCGGTTCGACCGGTCAAAATATTTTAAGGTGGTCTCCTATCCCGAGAGCCCCAAGGAGATGGAGGCCCTGATCAAGAAAGGGAAGATTACGCTCAGCCTGGAGATCCCGCAAGGGTTTTCGCGAAAGATCAAAAAGGGTCAGACCGCCTCCCTTCAGATCGTGGTCGACGGGATGGAGTCGAATACCGCCCTGATCGGCCTGGGATATGTGGGCCAGATCCTCTCGGGATACTCCACCGAGGTGATGGTCAGGAGGTTGAATCGGGAAGGGCTGAGGGAGTTTGAGGAGGCCGGGGCCGAGCTCGAGCACCGCATCTGGTTCAATCCCAATCTCGAAAGCCGTTTTTTCTACGTCCCGGGGGTCATCGCCACCATCGCCTTTCTCCTCCCGATGATCCTCACCGCGCAGGCGATCGTGAGGGAGAGGGAGCTGGGGACCCTCGAACAGATCATGGTGACCCCCATCCGGCCCTGGGAGCTCGTTTTGGGAAAGATCCTTCCCTTTGCCCTGATCGGGTTGATCGATGTCGTGATGATCGCATTGGTGGGGGTCTTCTGGTTCGGGGTGCCTTTCAGGGGAAACCCCCTGGTGCTCCTCCTGGGCACCCTCCTCTTCCTCTTGAGCTCGGTCGGCATCGGCCTGTTGATCTCCACGATCTCAACGACGCAGCAACAGGCCCAGATCTCGGTCTTCTTCTTCATGAACCCGGCCTTCATCCTTTCGGGGTTCGCCTTCCCCCTTGAAAATATGCCCCAGTGGCTTCAGTATCTCACCTATATCAATCCCTTGAGGTATTTTCTCGTGATCATCAGGGGGACCTTCTTAAAAGGGGTGGGACTGGAGATGCTCTGGCCCGAGATGGTGGCACTGGCCCTCCTGGGCGGATGGATGATGGGCTGGAGCTCGATGAGATTCCGAAAGAGGTTAAAATAA
- a CDS encoding efflux RND transporter periplasmic adaptor subunit, with protein sequence MRKFVLLFILLAAFATSYLLVRVVGEREAEPPFLKVSGNIETTEVDVSFKVAGRISEIRVKEGDRVEKGQVIAKLEDEELRQRVEVSKAALKASQARLDKLLAGSRPEEIREAEANLQQAQFDFEYKRNQYERMKTLFESRVIPKETLDQAETRFKVAKAVLEGAQEFYKKVKEGPRKEDIEDGRAQVEQALASLRLAETQLGYALLKSPIDGIVLVKSAEAGEHVNPGTSVLTLADLSHVWLRAYIPETELGRVKWGQEVIVTTDLNPKKEYRGRISFISSQSEFTPKQIQTEKERVTLVYRIKVDLPNPEHELKPGMPAEGRILLTGSGPGSR encoded by the coding sequence ATGAGGAAGTTTGTTCTCCTATTTATCTTGTTGGCGGCGTTTGCCACTAGCTATTTGCTTGTCAGGGTCGTGGGAGAAAGAGAGGCAGAACCCCCTTTCCTCAAGGTTTCGGGAAACATCGAGACGACGGAGGTGGATGTTAGCTTCAAGGTGGCGGGAAGGATTTCGGAGATCCGGGTGAAGGAGGGAGATCGGGTCGAAAAGGGGCAGGTGATTGCCAAGCTCGAGGACGAGGAGCTCCGGCAGAGAGTCGAGGTTTCGAAGGCAGCCCTGAAAGCATCTCAAGCGAGGCTGGACAAATTACTTGCGGGATCGAGGCCTGAAGAGATCAGAGAAGCAGAGGCCAATCTTCAACAGGCTCAGTTCGATTTCGAGTATAAGAGGAACCAGTACGAGCGGATGAAGACCCTCTTCGAAAGCCGGGTCATTCCCAAAGAGACCTTAGATCAGGCCGAGACGAGGTTCAAGGTCGCCAAAGCCGTACTGGAAGGAGCCCAAGAGTTTTATAAAAAGGTGAAAGAGGGTCCGAGAAAGGAGGATATCGAGGACGGAAGGGCCCAGGTGGAGCAGGCCCTCGCCTCGTTAAGATTGGCCGAGACCCAGCTGGGTTATGCCCTGCTGAAATCTCCCATCGATGGGATCGTCCTCGTGAAATCGGCCGAGGCGGGAGAGCATGTCAATCCGGGGACATCGGTCCTCACCCTCGCCGATCTCTCCCACGTCTGGCTTAGGGCCTATATTCCAGAAACGGAACTGGGCCGGGTCAAGTGGGGGCAGGAGGTGATCGTGACGACCGACCTCAACCCCAAAAAAGAATACAGGGGGAGAATCTCCTTCATCTCCTCCCAATCGGAATTCACGCCCAAACAGATCCAGACGGAGAAGGAACGGGTCACGCTGGTCTACCGGATCAAGGTGGACCTTCCCAATCCAGAACATGAACTGAAGCCGGGGATGCCGGCGGAGGGGAGGATCCTCCTGACCGGGAGCGGACCCGGAAGCAGATAG
- a CDS encoding helix-turn-helix domain-containing protein: MKELGKRLRAFRQANRMTLKELARRAGCTDAYLSQLERGRANPSVMILKKIASALRVKVVDFFLEEEPLEEDIVLKEKDRVNLTFKRGEAKIQMLVRDIRNKRMQPFYTTIEPYGGSKGSYSHIGEEFGIVLKGQLEIQLNGKRYRLKKNESFYFSSQEPHSWSNPGRTKTVVIWVVSPPTF; this comes from the coding sequence ATGAAAGAGCTCGGAAAGAGGCTTCGCGCCTTCCGCCAGGCCAATCGAATGACCCTCAAGGAGCTGGCCCGAAGGGCCGGCTGCACGGATGCCTATCTGTCGCAACTGGAGAGGGGACGGGCCAATCCCTCCGTGATGATCCTCAAGAAGATCGCCTCCGCCCTTCGGGTGAAGGTGGTCGATTTCTTCCTCGAAGAGGAGCCTCTCGAAGAGGACATCGTCCTCAAGGAGAAAGACAGGGTGAACCTCACCTTCAAGCGAGGGGAGGCCAAGATCCAGATGCTCGTCCGGGATATCCGGAACAAAAGGATGCAGCCCTTCTATACGACCATCGAACCTTACGGAGGGTCGAAGGGATCTTATTCCCACATCGGGGAAGAGTTCGGAATCGTTCTCAAGGGGCAGCTGGAGATCCAGCTCAATGGTAAGAGGTACCGGTTGAAAAAGAATGAAAGTTTTTATTTTTCTTCCCAAGAGCCTCACAGCTGGTCCAACCCCGGCCGGACCAAGACGGTAGTCATCTGGGTGGTCAGCCCACCCACGTTTTGA
- a CDS encoding ABC transporter permease yields MSGDRTWAIARKEFLHISRDPRSLGLILLMPALLMLLFGYAVTLDVKKVKVAVLNHDGGQEGLSFLYRFSGSPYFEIRKFVENEGEIQRLIDDGSVKMGLVLADDFSSRVKAGRKAPVQVLLDGSDSNTAHIILTYVQAIVRDYTQEKTLGKIERMGRKRPDPPVEGRTRVWFNEELESKNYFIPGLVAVIISIIGVLLTGQVVVREWERGTMELLISTPVRKSELMIGKLFPYFFIGLLDLSLAVLMGRVVFEVPLRGSVLLLLSLSSIYLVVALAMGLIISTVARTQLLANQMAMIIGFLPTFLLSGFTFVISNMPLWLQVITYGIAPRYYVTIVKEIFLKGSDLSFLWRESLVLIGMGLIGVFLATRMFKKELRG; encoded by the coding sequence GTGAGCGGAGATCGAACCTGGGCGATTGCGCGCAAGGAGTTCCTCCACATCTCCCGGGATCCGAGAAGTCTCGGGTTGATCCTCCTCATGCCCGCCCTCTTGATGCTCCTCTTCGGGTATGCGGTCACCCTCGATGTCAAGAAGGTGAAGGTGGCGGTCCTCAACCACGATGGGGGTCAGGAAGGCCTCTCCTTCCTCTACCGGTTCAGCGGCTCTCCCTATTTCGAGATCCGGAAGTTTGTCGAAAACGAAGGGGAGATCCAGAGGCTGATCGATGATGGGTCGGTCAAGATGGGCCTCGTCCTTGCGGACGATTTTTCGAGCCGCGTGAAGGCCGGCCGGAAGGCGCCCGTGCAGGTCCTTCTGGACGGAAGCGACTCGAATACCGCCCATATCATCCTCACCTATGTTCAGGCGATCGTGCGGGATTACACGCAGGAGAAGACCCTTGGAAAGATCGAGCGGATGGGCAGAAAGAGGCCCGATCCACCCGTTGAGGGAAGGACGAGGGTCTGGTTCAACGAGGAGTTAGAATCGAAGAACTATTTCATCCCCGGCCTGGTGGCCGTGATCATCTCCATCATCGGCGTCCTCCTCACCGGGCAGGTGGTGGTGAGGGAGTGGGAGAGGGGGACGATGGAACTTCTGATCTCGACCCCCGTTCGAAAATCGGAGCTGATGATCGGGAAGTTATTCCCCTATTTCTTCATCGGCCTTCTCGACCTCTCCCTCGCGGTTCTGATGGGCAGGGTGGTCTTCGAGGTCCCTTTGCGTGGAAGCGTGCTGTTGCTCCTGAGCCTCTCCTCCATCTATCTGGTCGTGGCCTTGGCGATGGGGCTGATCATCTCCACCGTGGCCCGGACCCAGCTCCTGGCCAACCAGATGGCGATGATCATCGGTTTTCTCCCCACCTTTCTCCTGTCGGGGTTCACCTTCGTGATCTCGAACATGCCCTTATGGCTTCAGGTGATCACCTATGGGATCGCCCCTCGATACTACGTCACCATCGTCAAGGAGATCTTTTTGAAGGGATCCGATCTCTCCTTCCTGTGGCGGGAGTCGCTCGTCCTGATCGGCATGGGACTGATCGGGGTCTTCCTGGCCACGAGGATGTTTAAAAAGGAGTTGAGGGGGTAA
- a CDS encoding ABC transporter ATP-binding protein, with translation MNPFAVEVEGLVKTFGDFVAVDHLDFNVRRGEIFGFLGPNGAGKSTTIRMLCGLLMPTAGRGRVAGFDLIEEPERIKQVIGYMSQRFSLYEDLTVEENLQFFGGIYGLSGSLLKNRQREAMERFGLEAQRGRMTRTLAVGWKQRLALACAFLHRPDLVFLDEPTSGVDPLSRRHFWSLIQEMAEKGTTIFVTTHYMDEAEYCHRLGLIYRGKLVALGSPTELKEKTLSQGVLELRCDPLVPALEILKRSPSISEAAIFGEGLHVIGKEGVDLEKEVLKLISGHGIEVKGMGWIRPSLEDVFVSLIEKENRS, from the coding sequence ATGAACCCCTTTGCGGTCGAGGTGGAGGGTCTGGTGAAGACCTTCGGCGATTTCGTCGCGGTTGATCACCTCGATTTTAACGTCCGGAGAGGGGAGATCTTCGGTTTTCTCGGGCCCAACGGGGCTGGGAAGTCGACCACCATCCGGATGCTCTGTGGATTGTTGATGCCGACGGCCGGAAGAGGGAGGGTGGCGGGGTTCGACCTCATCGAGGAACCGGAACGGATCAAACAGGTGATCGGGTATATGTCCCAGAGGTTCTCCCTTTATGAAGACCTGACCGTTGAAGAGAACCTCCAATTCTTCGGTGGGATCTACGGCCTCTCCGGATCCCTTCTCAAAAATCGCCAGAGGGAGGCGATGGAGAGATTCGGTCTCGAGGCGCAGAGGGGCAGGATGACCCGGACCCTGGCCGTTGGATGGAAGCAGAGACTTGCCCTGGCCTGCGCCTTTCTCCACCGGCCCGACCTCGTCTTCTTAGACGAACCCACCTCCGGCGTCGATCCCCTTTCGAGGCGCCACTTCTGGAGCCTCATTCAGGAGATGGCCGAAAAGGGGACGACGATCTTCGTCACCACCCACTATATGGACGAGGCCGAATACTGCCACCGGCTTGGATTGATCTACCGGGGAAAGCTTGTCGCCCTCGGGTCTCCCACCGAATTGAAGGAAAAGACCCTTTCCCAGGGCGTCCTGGAATTGAGGTGCGATCCCTTGGTGCCTGCCCTGGAAATCCTCAAAAGGAGCCCCTCGATTTCGGAGGCGGCCATCTTCGGAGAGGGACTTCACGTGATCGGGAAGGAGGGGGTCGATCTCGAAAAGGAGGTCCTAAAGCTCATCTCAGGGCACGGGATCGAGGTGAAAGGGATGGGTTGGATCCGGCCCTCCCTGGAAGACGTCTTCGTCTCTTTGATCGAGAAGGAGAACCGGTCGTGA
- a CDS encoding TRAP transporter substrate-binding protein — MCEGTTRRDFLKHSILGGLALGAGFGIYELSYAQTINIRFSTWHPPVGREVKTVWEPMLEEMKKRSGGRITSTMYAGAALGKGPEHFDIVAKGLSDMGYFTATWTPGRFPLSDVLSLAAWIDGKDLATDIGNAMYERILHREFKDVKMIELNGCIQSFLWTKKPVRSLADVKGMKIRTPGGHQTHYIKSLGAEPIFMPLGDVYLAIETGTIDGLVTCPPLVLGFKLHEVAKHGVVATFGCVTEGVVMNLESWKKVPDDLKKIIEEVGRNPFKTTGGLNREVYKAMMKEIAEKGVTLYELPSAEAEKWYEGFREVTRKWVADLEGKGLPAKETVRMFNQECERRGVKVVAFPREWA, encoded by the coding sequence ATGTGTGAAGGGACGACGAGAAGGGACTTTTTGAAGCACTCGATCCTCGGAGGCCTTGCCTTGGGAGCGGGATTTGGGATCTATGAACTCTCCTATGCGCAGACCATCAACATCCGGTTCAGCACCTGGCATCCTCCCGTGGGCCGCGAGGTGAAGACGGTCTGGGAGCCGATGCTCGAGGAGATGAAGAAGAGAAGCGGAGGCCGGATCACCTCAACGATGTATGCCGGGGCGGCCTTGGGAAAGGGGCCAGAGCATTTCGACATCGTGGCCAAAGGCCTATCGGACATGGGTTACTTCACCGCCACCTGGACGCCGGGTCGATTCCCGCTGTCGGACGTCCTCTCCCTCGCCGCCTGGATCGACGGAAAGGACCTGGCCACCGACATCGGCAATGCGATGTACGAACGGATCCTCCACCGGGAATTTAAAGACGTGAAGATGATCGAGCTGAACGGCTGTATCCAGTCCTTCCTCTGGACCAAGAAACCCGTCCGGTCCCTCGCCGACGTGAAGGGGATGAAGATCCGGACCCCAGGGGGGCACCAGACCCACTATATCAAATCCCTCGGGGCCGAACCCATCTTCATGCCGTTGGGAGATGTCTATCTGGCCATCGAGACCGGGACGATCGACGGTTTGGTCACCTGTCCGCCCCTGGTCTTGGGGTTCAAGCTCCACGAGGTAGCGAAACACGGGGTGGTCGCCACCTTCGGATGCGTGACCGAGGGCGTGGTCATGAACCTCGAAAGCTGGAAGAAGGTCCCGGACGATCTGAAGAAGATCATCGAGGAGGTGGGCCGCAATCCTTTCAAGACGACGGGCGGCTTGAATCGGGAGGTTTACAAGGCCATGATGAAGGAGATCGCCGAGAAAGGCGTGACCCTCTACGAGCTCCCTTCGGCCGAAGCCGAAAAATGGTACGAAGGTTTCCGGGAAGTGACCCGGAAGTGGGTGGCTGATCTGGAGGGGAAGGGCCTGCCCGCCAAAGAGACCGTCCGGATGTTCAACCAGGAGTGCGAGAGGAGGGGCGTGAAGGTGGTGGCCTTCCCCCGAGAGTGGGCTTGA
- a CDS encoding ABC transporter ATP-binding protein, producing the protein MFAIQTTNLTKTFGSLTAIDRLHLTVRKGEIFGLVGPDGSGKTTTLRVLCGILPPDGGEAKVAGCELPREAERLKEKVGYLPQRFGLYGDLTVLENIHFYADLYRVPKKERKDRLERLLRFSNLEPFKKRKAQDLSGGMKQKLGLICALIHTPEILLLDEPTAGVDPLSRREFWLILYDLLKEGVTILFSTSYMDEAERCNRIGLIYKGALLAMASPSEVKGRVEGTILELRLEDPQRGMRMIEEAKTFRRPVLFGNRIHLLVEDIGEGEQALYSLFKSEGVRILGLAPVQPSLEDVFVSMVEQWAEERGEREKEEER; encoded by the coding sequence GTGTTCGCCATCCAGACGACCAACCTGACCAAGACCTTTGGCTCCCTTACGGCAATCGATCGGCTCCATCTGACGGTGAGAAAGGGAGAGATCTTCGGTCTTGTCGGCCCGGACGGCTCGGGAAAGACGACCACCCTTCGGGTTCTCTGCGGGATCCTTCCTCCGGATGGAGGGGAAGCGAAGGTGGCCGGTTGCGAACTCCCCCGAGAGGCCGAACGCCTGAAGGAGAAGGTGGGCTATCTTCCCCAGCGCTTCGGACTTTACGGCGATCTCACGGTCCTTGAAAATATCCATTTCTATGCCGACCTCTATCGGGTTCCGAAAAAGGAGAGGAAGGACCGCCTCGAGAGGCTTTTGCGGTTCTCCAACCTCGAGCCGTTCAAGAAGAGAAAGGCCCAGGACCTCTCCGGCGGGATGAAACAGAAGTTGGGGTTGATCTGCGCCCTGATCCACACCCCCGAGATCCTCCTTCTCGACGAACCCACCGCGGGCGTCGATCCCCTCTCCAGGAGGGAGTTCTGGTTGATCCTCTACGATCTGTTGAAGGAGGGGGTGACCATCCTCTTCTCCACCTCTTACATGGATGAGGCGGAGCGGTGTAACCGAATCGGGTTGATCTACAAGGGGGCGTTGCTGGCCATGGCCTCGCCCTCCGAGGTCAAAGGCAGGGTCGAAGGGACCATCCTGGAGCTGCGATTGGAGGATCCCCAGAGGGGGATGAGGATGATCGAAGAGGCCAAAACCTTTCGGAGGCCTGTCCTTTTCGGGAATCGGATCCACCTCCTGGTTGAAGACATCGGAGAGGGCGAGCAGGCCCTTTACAGCCTTTTTAAGTCCGAGGGCGTTCGCATTTTGGGCCTTGCTCCTGTTCAGCCCTCCCTTGAGGATGTTTTCGTCTCCATGGTCGAACAGTGGGCTGAAGAGAGGGGGGAGCGGGAGAAGGAGGAGGAGAGATGA
- a CDS encoding PxxKW family cysteine-rich protein produces MQCQTMKPGTECIFMKKNGCSYNGGRCYPIVESCKGCDRVVTYETGSFCKTYCEPSLKWAKGPCNFATHVKKEVKEETFKLNPLKASKRSVGQRV; encoded by the coding sequence ATGCAGTGTCAAACCATGAAACCGGGAACAGAGTGTATCTTCATGAAGAAGAACGGCTGTTCCTACAACGGTGGGAGGTGTTATCCCATCGTGGAGTCCTGCAAAGGATGTGACAGGGTGGTGACCTACGAGACAGGCTCCTTTTGCAAAACCTATTGTGAGCCCAGCCTGAAATGGGCAAAAGGACCCTGCAATTTCGCCACTCATGTCAAAAAGGAAGTGAAGGAAGAGACCTTCAAGCTCAACCCGTTGAAGGCCTCCAAGCGAAGTGTAGGGCAGAGAGTGTAA
- a CDS encoding TRAP transporter small permease, with protein sequence MNPKHLIRRINYYVCAAGMGLLIPLMLLTAGDVIGRKFFAKTVPGAFEISQYILAVFILLGLAYTQQVKGHVGVDFLISKLSPRGRALCQIITTLLSLFIIAILVWEGWVEGIKERTVSDMLRIPQYPFRLLVSIGGFLLWLELWIDLFESVGKLKRRMP encoded by the coding sequence ATGAATCCCAAGCATCTGATCCGTCGGATCAATTATTATGTGTGCGCGGCGGGAATGGGGCTGCTCATCCCCCTGATGCTTTTAACCGCTGGCGATGTGATCGGGAGGAAATTTTTTGCCAAGACCGTTCCAGGGGCCTTCGAAATATCTCAGTATATCCTGGCCGTCTTCATCCTCCTCGGCCTGGCTTATACCCAGCAGGTGAAGGGGCATGTGGGGGTCGATTTCTTGATTTCGAAGTTATCCCCTCGGGGCCGGGCCCTTTGCCAAATTATCACCACCCTTCTCAGCCTCTTCATCATCGCCATCCTGGTCTGGGAAGGCTGGGTGGAGGGGATCAAGGAGAGGACCGTATCCGATATGTTGAGGATCCCCCAGTATCCTTTCCGTCTTCTCGTCTCCATCGGCGGATTTCTGCTCTGGTTGGAGCTTTGGATTGACCTCTTCGAATCGGTGGGGAAGTTAAAGAGGAGGATGCCATGA
- a CDS encoding flippase-like domain-containing protein — MSVESLPLKRLFLSLLFTSALLLILFTQISLKDLYHLLIRIDPFWGIIAAVSYLFALYLRALRFRWLIHSSEVLLSELFRITVLYHLSLMVLPSKLGELTYPYLLNRWSGLGMTEGLASLITSRVYDFFLIGILAMFILLGFQGGFQADLLTTSLLSIAFILFTLFAFYNISHWLRWAVHLVDKISQQAGWEKRRTVVWIKRKMYELAEDFYAIRAKKTFYPVSLASLGAWIAIFLVFYALMRGFGIEVSVFECLFGSTVAVIANALPLSGLGNWGTLEAGWAAGFLVVGLPKEEAIASGFGVHLVIFVVCGLTALVCWISYHRPR; from the coding sequence ATGTCCGTTGAATCCCTTCCGTTGAAAAGACTCTTCCTGTCCCTTCTCTTCACCTCCGCCCTTCTCCTGATCTTGTTCACCCAAATCTCATTAAAAGATTTGTACCATCTCTTGATTCGAATTGACCCCTTTTGGGGGATCATCGCCGCAGTCTCATACCTCTTCGCCCTCTACCTTCGGGCCCTGAGGTTCAGGTGGCTCATCCACTCGAGCGAAGTCCTCCTCTCAGAGCTCTTTCGGATCACCGTCCTCTATCATCTCTCCCTAATGGTACTCCCCTCCAAGTTAGGGGAGCTCACTTACCCCTATCTTTTAAACAGGTGGAGCGGGTTGGGAATGACCGAAGGGCTGGCCTCTCTGATCACGTCGAGAGTCTACGATTTCTTTCTCATCGGGATCCTGGCCATGTTTATCCTTCTCGGATTTCAAGGGGGCTTCCAGGCGGATCTTCTCACGACAAGCCTCCTTTCGATCGCCTTCATCCTTTTTACCCTCTTCGCCTTCTACAACATCTCCCATTGGCTCCGTTGGGCGGTCCACCTTGTGGATAAAATTTCGCAACAGGCGGGATGGGAAAAGCGGAGGACCGTGGTTTGGATCAAAAGGAAGATGTACGAATTGGCAGAAGACTTCTATGCGATTCGAGCCAAAAAAACATTCTATCCCGTGAGCTTGGCAAGCCTCGGGGCCTGGATCGCCATCTTTTTGGTCTTCTATGCGTTGATGAGGGGGTTTGGGATCGAAGTCTCGGTCTTCGAGTGTTTGTTCGGGTCGACCGTTGCTGTCATTGCCAATGCCTTGCCTTTAAGCGGGCTGGGCAATTGGGGTACCCTCGAGGCCGGGTGGGCCGCTGGCTTTCTCGTCGTCGGTCTACCGAAAGAGGAGGCGATTGCGAGCGGTTTCGGGGTGCACCTTGTCATCTTTGTGGTGTGTGGGCTGACCGCTCTCGTCTGTTGGATTTCTTATCATCGTCCGAGATAG
- a CDS encoding SH3 domain-containing protein, translating to MQRRSLHLSEVKTLKREWPREEILTYLEEDWKEFGKSEKPRYGEDGRPLPDAFWQSLKENIYHHGLKERNSLLYALTIRRTNIRVFPTEKPSFPSPTNLEVDLFQHSAISPSFPVGIYYFSRDHLWAYGQTPFIRGWIQTQDLAFAKNKDELFDHGGLKEFLMITGSFVKIYADPRFQ from the coding sequence TTGCAAAGGAGGAGCCTCCACCTCTCCGAAGTCAAAACATTAAAGAGGGAATGGCCACGCGAAGAGATCCTCACCTACTTGGAGGAGGATTGGAAGGAATTCGGAAAATCCGAAAAGCCCCGATACGGAGAAGACGGAAGACCGCTTCCGGACGCCTTTTGGCAATCTTTAAAAGAGAACATCTACCATCATGGGTTGAAGGAGAGGAATTCCCTTCTTTATGCCTTGACCATAAGAAGGACGAACATCCGGGTCTTCCCAACCGAGAAGCCCTCTTTCCCATCACCGACGAATCTCGAGGTCGATCTCTTCCAGCATTCGGCCATTTCACCCTCTTTTCCAGTAGGGATCTATTACTTTAGCCGGGACCACTTATGGGCCTATGGGCAGACCCCTTTCATCCGGGGCTGGATCCAAACCCAGGATCTCGCCTTCGCGAAGAACAAGGACGAGCTTTTCGATCATGGGGGGCTAAAGGAATTCCTGATGATCACGGGCAGCTTTGTGAAGATTTATGCCGATCCCCGCTTCCAAC
- a CDS encoding tRNA 2-thiocytidine(32) synthetase TtcA — MAYWEREIRSLMGKAIHRYGLIEDGDRIAVAVSGGKDSLALLHLLHERRKRVPIHYELMPIHIDLGFGTGRAEVLRDYFEGQGLPYHIEYTQIGRRANSPENRENPCFLCSWERRKRLFQLAQDFRCNKIALGHHKDDVIETFLLNIFYSAEISTMLPRQTLFKGKITLIRPLVLIEERQLDRFARAMGLPFGPGGCPASGRTKRMEIKEFIALLEKKNPKIKGNLFRALSNVKLEYLFPPKPGP; from the coding sequence ATGGCTTACTGGGAGAGGGAGATCCGAAGCTTGATGGGAAAGGCGATCCACCGCTACGGCCTGATCGAAGATGGAGACCGGATCGCGGTGGCCGTCTCGGGAGGGAAGGACAGCCTCGCCCTGCTTCACCTTCTCCATGAGCGTCGAAAGCGGGTCCCGATTCACTATGAGTTGATGCCGATCCATATCGACCTTGGATTCGGCACGGGAAGGGCCGAGGTGCTGCGGGACTATTTCGAGGGCCAAGGGCTTCCCTACCACATCGAATACACCCAGATCGGGAGGAGGGCTAACAGCCCTGAGAATCGGGAGAACCCCTGCTTCCTCTGTTCCTGGGAGAGGCGAAAGAGACTCTTTCAGCTTGCCCAGGATTTTCGCTGCAACAAGATCGCCCTCGGACACCACAAGGACGACGTCATCGAGACCTTTCTCCTCAATATCTTCTATAGCGCCGAGATCAGCACGATGCTCCCCCGCCAAACCCTGTTCAAGGGGAAGATCACCCTGATCCGGCCCCTGGTCCTAATCGAAGAGAGACAATTAGATCGGTTCGCGCGGGCCATGGGCCTTCCCTTCGGGCCCGGGGGGTGCCCGGCCTCCGGTCGAACCAAACGGATGGAGATCAAGGAGTTCATCGCCCTGCTCGAAAAGAAAAATCCCAAGATCAAGGGTAACCTCTTCCGCGCCCTTTCCAACGTCAAGCTCGAATATCTCTTCCCCCCGAAGCCCGGCCCTTGA